One genomic region from Streptomyces sp. Li-HN-5-11 encodes:
- a CDS encoding RidA family protein, with protein MQITLDNPADAPQPLTPYYSQVARVEHADGSALLFVSGQIAEGATLAEQSRGVFETIAALLDAHGAGLADVISIRTYLTDIGKLAEYGAVRREFLTGTPPTSMTFEVPRLFRPEAQIEIEVVAAVPARS; from the coding sequence ATGCAGATCACTCTCGACAACCCGGCCGACGCACCCCAGCCGCTCACCCCTTACTACTCCCAGGTGGCCCGGGTGGAACACGCCGACGGCAGCGCCCTGTTGTTCGTCTCCGGCCAGATCGCCGAGGGCGCCACGCTGGCCGAGCAGAGCCGCGGGGTCTTCGAGACCATCGCCGCGCTGCTGGACGCGCACGGGGCGGGGCTCGCGGACGTCATCAGCATCCGCACGTACCTCACGGACATCGGCAAGCTCGCCGAATACGGAGCCGTGCGGCGGGAGTTCCTCACCGGCACTCCGCCCACCAGCATGACCTTCGAGGTGCCCCGGCTGTTCCGGCCCGAGGCGCAGATCGAGATCGAGGTCGTGGCCGCGGTGCCGGCCCGTTCGTGA
- a CDS encoding NAD(P)-binding domain-containing protein, with protein METTAKTTTTEGPARPEKPDKPEKTAFLGLGRMGTPMARRLLAARHPLSVRNRSAARADPLVTEGAFRAASPADAVRDADVVITMLADPAALTPQGLLRKRRLPRDAWHSPKLCEQGAPEHAPDVARPPFGRRRHFRNRPTRNAA; from the coding sequence ATGGAGACGACCGCGAAGACCACGACGACGGAGGGGCCCGCGAGGCCCGAGAAGCCTGACAAGCCCGAGAAGACCGCCTTCCTCGGGCTGGGCCGCATGGGAACCCCCATGGCCCGCCGGCTCCTCGCCGCACGGCACCCGTTGAGCGTCCGGAACCGCAGTGCGGCGCGAGCCGACCCCCTGGTGACCGAGGGCGCCTTCCGCGCCGCCTCCCCGGCCGACGCCGTACGGGACGCCGACGTGGTGATCACGATGCTCGCCGACCCGGCCGCGCTCACGCCCCAGGGCCTGTTGCGAAAGCGGCGCCTGCCGCGCGACGCCTGGCACTCCCCCAAGCTCTGCGAGCAGGGGGCCCCAGAGCACGCACCGGACGTCGCGCGGCCGCCCTTCGGGCGACGACGCCACTTTCGCAACAGGCCCACCCGCAACGCCGCATGA
- a CDS encoding LysR family transcriptional regulator, whose translation MADMPTTHVSGRDGVPDLSTVWLRVFLEVARHGSFTVAARTLGWTQSAVSRQISALESALGGPQLFDRLSRGVSLTEAGRTLVPHAEAVTESLRGAARDLAALRDATGGRLRFGAFATADAALVPWAVAAFRDRRPGVRVSREEGLTPRLLERLTAGHLDLAVVSTTHGAPLGAYALHHLLDESLYVAVPAGHPLAARPGPVRLGQFADADWISGGSRPEGTLLDAALRQGFRPRVAHVVAEWTAKQGYVAAGLGVTLVPALAAASVRPDVTLLPVLDEEAPARAVFAAAVRGRSLSPAAEAFVGVLREAAARLPSRLAGCG comes from the coding sequence ATGGCCGACATGCCAACTACGCATGTCAGTGGGAGAGATGGGGTGCCCGACCTGTCCACCGTCTGGCTGCGGGTGTTCCTGGAGGTGGCCCGGCACGGTTCGTTCACCGTGGCCGCGCGCACGCTGGGGTGGACCCAGTCCGCGGTGTCCCGGCAGATCTCCGCGCTGGAGTCGGCGCTGGGCGGGCCCCAGTTGTTCGACCGGCTGTCGCGCGGGGTGTCGCTCACGGAAGCGGGCCGGACGCTCGTCCCGCACGCGGAGGCCGTCACCGAGTCGCTGCGGGGCGCCGCGCGCGACCTGGCGGCGCTGCGCGACGCGACGGGCGGACGGCTGCGGTTCGGCGCGTTCGCCACGGCCGACGCGGCGCTGGTGCCCTGGGCCGTCGCCGCGTTCCGGGACCGGCGTCCAGGGGTCCGGGTCTCCCGCGAGGAGGGCCTCACCCCGCGGCTGCTGGAGCGGCTGACCGCCGGGCATCTGGACCTGGCGGTCGTCTCCACGACGCACGGCGCGCCGCTGGGGGCGTACGCGCTTCACCACCTCCTCGACGAGTCCCTGTACGTGGCCGTCCCGGCCGGACACCCGCTGGCCGCCCGGCCGGGACCCGTGCGCCTCGGCCAGTTCGCCGACGCCGACTGGATCTCCGGCGGCTCCCGGCCCGAGGGCACCCTGCTGGACGCGGCGCTGCGCCAGGGCTTCCGTCCACGCGTCGCGCACGTCGTCGCCGAGTGGACCGCCAAACAGGGTTACGTCGCCGCCGGGCTCGGCGTGACCCTGGTCCCGGCGCTCGCCGCGGCGTCCGTACGGCCCGACGTCACGCTGCTCCCGGTGCTGGACGAGGAGGCCCCGGCCCGGGCGGTGTTCGCGGCCGCCGTACGGGGGCGGTCGCTCTCTCCGGCCGCGGAGGCGTTCGTCGGCGTCCTGCGGGAGGCTGCGGCGCGGCTACCGTCACGCCTCGCTGGGTGCGGGTGA
- a CDS encoding EI24 domain-containing protein: MRDLGAGFSYLLKGQRWMARHGKSYGFGLLPGLVTLVLYAAVLTALALWGEDAVAWATPFADGWPSPWLGLFRGFLTAVLFALGLLLAVVTFTAVTLLIGQPFYESLSERVDRDASPDGTAPESGLPLWRELWMSARDSLRIVVRAALWGVLLFALGFLPFVGQTVVPVIGFFVTGFFLTEELAAVALQRRGVELRARLALLRSRRMLVWGFGTPLGVAFLVPFVAVFLMPGAVAGATLLARDLLDEETEDDTDTPAPRSPSPAPSEA; the protein is encoded by the coding sequence ATGCGCGATCTTGGGGCGGGTTTCAGCTATCTCCTGAAGGGCCAGCGGTGGATGGCGCGGCACGGGAAGTCCTACGGCTTCGGTCTGCTCCCCGGCCTCGTCACCCTCGTCCTCTACGCGGCGGTGCTCACCGCCCTCGCGCTGTGGGGCGAGGACGCCGTCGCATGGGCCACACCCTTCGCCGACGGCTGGCCCAGCCCCTGGCTCGGCCTCTTCCGCGGGTTCCTCACCGCCGTGCTGTTCGCCCTGGGCCTGCTCCTCGCCGTGGTCACCTTCACCGCGGTCACCCTGCTGATAGGCCAGCCCTTCTACGAGAGCCTCTCCGAGCGGGTCGACCGCGACGCGTCCCCCGACGGCACGGCACCCGAGTCCGGCCTTCCGCTCTGGCGCGAGCTGTGGATGTCCGCGCGTGACAGCCTCCGGATCGTGGTAAGGGCCGCGTTGTGGGGTGTGCTGCTCTTCGCGCTGGGCTTCCTGCCGTTCGTCGGGCAGACGGTCGTGCCGGTGATCGGCTTCTTCGTCACCGGGTTCTTCCTCACCGAGGAACTGGCCGCCGTCGCCCTCCAGCGCCGGGGTGTCGAACTGCGCGCCCGGCTCGCCCTGCTGCGCTCGCGCAGGATGCTGGTCTGGGGCTTCGGCACGCCGCTGGGCGTGGCCTTCCTCGTCCCGTTCGTCGCGGTGTTCCTCATGCCGGGCGCGGTCGCGGGCGCCACCCTGCTCGCCCGCGACCTGCTGGACGAGGAGACGGAGGACGACACCGACACCCCGGCGCCGCGGTCGCCGTCACCCGCACCCAGCGAGGCGTGA
- a CDS encoding serine hydrolase domain-containing protein, with the protein MTQEIHGTVADGYEPVRAEFAALVAEERPDYEGQLCAYVHGRRVVDLWAGAEGADGGSLYGVYSSTKGAAHLVVAMLVQDGTLELDRKVTYYWPEFAAEGKGSVTLRELLAHRAGLVGTDTGFTLAELADDRAIAERLADQRPFWRPGTAFGYHALVIGALTGEIVRRATGRTIQDLHEERVRAPYGLDFFLGLPAFQEPRFRTTQPMVPTPEEQALLDAQPEGPHSLASIAFNRQGTQPTDLQSLPNERVVRAKGPASVGGVASARGLAGLYAAAISEVDGKAPLLKPDTAAEFGQFHSVGYDLVARRHKSFGLGFQTTADTWHPFLGAGTIGHTGASGSQAFADPTSGLAYGYTRRRFAFPGGPGPDNERLALAVHRAALAN; encoded by the coding sequence ATGACCCAGGAGATCCACGGCACCGTCGCCGACGGCTACGAGCCGGTGCGCGCGGAGTTCGCCGCCCTCGTCGCGGAGGAACGGCCCGACTACGAAGGACAGCTGTGCGCTTACGTCCACGGGCGGCGGGTGGTCGACCTGTGGGCGGGGGCGGAAGGGGCCGACGGCGGTTCGCTGTACGGGGTGTACTCGTCGACCAAGGGCGCCGCCCACCTCGTGGTCGCCATGCTCGTGCAGGACGGCACGCTGGAGCTGGACCGCAAGGTGACGTACTACTGGCCGGAGTTCGCGGCCGAGGGCAAGGGCTCGGTGACACTGCGGGAGCTGCTCGCGCACCGGGCGGGCCTGGTGGGGACCGACACCGGCTTCACGCTCGCCGAACTGGCCGACGACCGCGCGATCGCCGAACGCCTCGCCGACCAGCGGCCGTTCTGGCGCCCCGGCACGGCCTTCGGCTACCACGCCCTGGTCATCGGCGCACTCACCGGCGAGATCGTGCGGCGCGCCACGGGCCGTACGATCCAGGACCTGCACGAGGAGCGGGTGCGCGCCCCCTACGGCCTGGACTTCTTCCTCGGTCTGCCCGCCTTCCAGGAGCCCCGCTTCCGCACCACCCAGCCGATGGTGCCGACCCCCGAGGAGCAGGCACTGCTGGACGCGCAGCCCGAGGGGCCGCACAGCCTCGCCTCCATCGCCTTCAACCGCCAGGGCACGCAGCCCACGGACCTGCAGAGCCTGCCCAACGAACGCGTGGTCCGCGCCAAGGGCCCGGCCTCGGTCGGCGGGGTGGCGTCGGCGCGCGGACTCGCGGGCCTGTACGCGGCGGCGATCAGTGAGGTCGACGGGAAGGCGCCGCTGCTGAAGCCGGACACGGCGGCGGAGTTCGGGCAGTTCCACTCCGTGGGGTACGACCTCGTGGCGCGCCGCCACAAGTCGTTCGGTCTGGGCTTCCAGACGACCGCGGACACCTGGCACCCGTTCCTGGGCGCCGGCACGATCGGCCACACCGGGGCGTCCGGCTCCCAGGCCTTCGCCGACCCGACGAGCGGCCTCGCCTACGGCTACACCCGCCGCCGGTTCGCCTTCCCGGGCGGGCCGGGACCGGACAACGAGAGGCTGGCCCTGGCGGTGCACAGGGCGGCCCTGGCGAACTGA
- a CDS encoding NADP-dependent oxidoreductase, protein MSDTPTLPAVSREWHLLSRPVGWPKPEDFALVEAELPQPREGQVLVRNEYLSVDPYMRGRMSAAKSYVAPFELGKVMQGGAVGEVVASHAEGVAVGDHVLHFGGWREYAAVNAEQAVKVDPEAAPLSTYLGVLGMTGLTAYAGLLRTASFQEGDIVFVSGAAGAVGSQVGQIARLKGASRVIGSAGSDEKVKLLVEEYGFDAAFNYKNGPVGEQLRAAAPDGIDVYFDNVGGDHLEAAIGSLNERGRIAICGMISVYNNTEPAPGPKNLARLIQTRGRIEGFLVGDHYDLQPQFVQEVGPWVRSGELKYRETVVEGVENTLDAFLGVLRGENTGKMIVKL, encoded by the coding sequence ATGTCCGACACCCCCACGCTCCCCGCCGTCAGCCGCGAATGGCACCTGCTCAGCCGCCCGGTCGGCTGGCCGAAGCCGGAGGACTTCGCCCTCGTCGAGGCCGAACTCCCGCAGCCGCGCGAGGGCCAGGTCCTCGTGCGCAACGAGTACCTCTCCGTCGACCCGTACATGCGTGGCCGCATGAGCGCGGCGAAGTCGTACGTCGCCCCCTTCGAGCTCGGCAAGGTCATGCAGGGCGGCGCGGTCGGCGAGGTCGTCGCCTCCCACGCCGAGGGCGTAGCCGTCGGCGACCACGTGCTGCACTTCGGCGGCTGGCGCGAGTACGCCGCCGTGAACGCCGAGCAGGCCGTCAAGGTCGACCCCGAGGCCGCGCCCCTGTCGACGTACCTCGGCGTCCTCGGCATGACCGGCCTCACCGCCTACGCCGGGCTGCTGCGCACCGCCTCCTTCCAGGAGGGCGACATCGTGTTCGTCTCGGGCGCGGCCGGCGCCGTCGGCAGTCAGGTCGGCCAGATCGCCAGGCTCAAGGGCGCCTCGCGGGTGATCGGCTCCGCCGGCTCCGACGAGAAGGTCAAGCTTCTGGTGGAGGAGTACGGCTTCGACGCCGCCTTCAACTACAAGAACGGCCCCGTGGGCGAGCAGCTGCGCGCCGCCGCCCCCGACGGCATCGACGTCTACTTCGACAACGTCGGCGGCGACCACCTCGAGGCCGCCATCGGCTCCCTCAACGAGCGCGGCCGGATCGCCATCTGCGGCATGATCTCCGTCTACAACAACACGGAGCCCGCCCCCGGCCCGAAGAACCTCGCCCGCCTGATCCAGACCCGCGGCCGCATCGAGGGCTTCCTCGTCGGCGACCACTACGACCTGCAGCCGCAGTTCGTCCAGGAGGTCGGCCCGTGGGTCCGCTCCGGCGAGCTGAAGTACCGGGAGACGGTCGTCGAGGGCGTCGAGAACACGCTGGATGCGTTTCTCGGGGTGCTGCGCGGCGAGAACACCGGAAAGATGATCGTCAAGCTCTAG
- a CDS encoding MarR family transcriptional regulator, translated as MATPPKTRRPDALTMEVVELIGDVVARYYEDYEDAAGEHALTGAQARLLGLLSLEPLPMRKLAQKLKCEPSNVTGIVDRLEARGLVERRPDPADRRVKVAAATEEGLRVALALRGGLRFAREPLAALSDEERLALRDLLRRMLTGSAEA; from the coding sequence ATGGCCACACCACCGAAGACCCGCCGCCCGGATGCGCTGACCATGGAGGTCGTCGAGCTCATCGGGGACGTCGTGGCCCGGTACTACGAGGACTACGAGGACGCCGCCGGGGAGCACGCGCTGACCGGGGCGCAGGCGCGGCTGCTCGGGCTGCTGTCACTGGAGCCGCTGCCGATGCGGAAGCTGGCGCAGAAGCTGAAGTGCGAGCCGTCCAACGTGACGGGGATCGTGGACCGGCTGGAGGCGCGGGGACTGGTGGAGCGGCGGCCGGATCCCGCGGACCGGCGGGTGAAGGTGGCGGCGGCGACGGAGGAGGGCCTGCGTGTCGCCCTCGCACTCCGCGGCGGCCTGCGCTTCGCGCGGGAGCCGCTCGCCGCGCTGAGCGACGAGGAGCGGCTGGCCCTGCGGGACCTGCTGCGGCGGATGCTGACCGGGTCGGCCGAAGCCTGA
- a CDS encoding mandelate racemase/muconate lactonizing enzyme family protein yields MRITGISTHVVGTPWRNLTYVQVHTDEGITGVGETRMLGHTDALIGYLREAEANHILGSDPFAVEDLVRRMKYGDYGRAGEIVMSGIAVVEMACWDIKGKALGVPVWQLLGGKVTDKVKAYANGWYTTERTPEAYHKAAQQVMERGYRALKIDPFGTGHFELDHEQTLYAVSLIEAVRDAIGPDAELMLEMHGRFSPATAVRLAKEMAPFKPAWLEEPCPPENLKALEKIAARVDIPVATGERIHDRIEFRELFDSQAVDILQPDVGHIGGIWETRKLAATAETHYMLVAPHNVGGSVLTAASLQVGFTSPNFKILEHFNDFADAEIKKVVKGAPQVNPEDGCFHLSDAPGLGVELDVDAAAEFPQQQARFDLWAEGWEQRKPKGSK; encoded by the coding sequence GTGAGGATCACCGGAATCAGTACGCACGTGGTCGGGACGCCGTGGCGCAACCTGACGTACGTCCAGGTGCACACGGACGAGGGGATCACTGGAGTCGGCGAGACCCGGATGCTGGGCCACACCGACGCGCTGATCGGCTACCTGAGGGAGGCGGAGGCCAACCACATTCTCGGCTCCGACCCGTTCGCTGTCGAGGACCTCGTCCGCCGGATGAAGTACGGCGACTACGGCCGCGCCGGTGAGATCGTCATGTCCGGCATCGCGGTCGTGGAGATGGCCTGCTGGGACATCAAGGGCAAGGCCCTCGGCGTCCCCGTCTGGCAGCTGCTCGGCGGCAAGGTCACCGACAAGGTCAAGGCGTACGCCAACGGCTGGTACACCACCGAGCGGACCCCGGAGGCCTACCACAAGGCCGCGCAGCAGGTCATGGAGCGCGGTTACCGGGCGCTCAAGATCGACCCCTTCGGCACCGGGCACTTCGAGCTCGACCACGAGCAGACCCTGTACGCCGTCTCCCTGATCGAGGCCGTGCGCGACGCCATCGGTCCGGACGCCGAGCTGATGCTGGAGATGCACGGCCGCTTCTCCCCCGCCACCGCCGTGCGGCTGGCCAAGGAGATGGCCCCGTTCAAGCCGGCCTGGCTGGAGGAGCCGTGCCCGCCGGAGAACCTGAAGGCCCTGGAGAAGATCGCCGCCAGGGTCGACATCCCGGTCGCCACCGGTGAGCGCATCCACGACCGGATCGAGTTCCGCGAGCTCTTCGACAGCCAGGCGGTCGACATCCTCCAGCCCGACGTCGGCCACATCGGGGGCATCTGGGAGACCCGGAAGCTCGCCGCGACCGCCGAGACGCACTACATGCTGGTCGCCCCGCACAACGTCGGCGGGTCCGTCCTGACCGCCGCGTCGCTCCAGGTCGGGTTCACCTCCCCGAACTTCAAGATCCTTGAGCACTTCAACGACTTCGCGGACGCGGAGATCAAGAAGGTGGTCAAGGGCGCCCCGCAGGTGAACCCGGAGGACGGCTGCTTCCACCTCTCCGACGCGCCGGGCCTCGGCGTGGAGCTGGACGTCGACGCGGCGGCGGAGTTCCCGCAGCAGCAGGCCCGGTTCGACCTGTGGGCCGAGGGCTGGGAGCAGCGTAAACCGAAGGGCAGCAAGTGA
- a CDS encoding alcohol dehydrogenase catalytic domain-containing protein produces the protein MSSAVVVEAPGAHRLEDHTPRPPAPGEALVAVHAVGICGSDREVYQGNRPEGYVRYPLTPGHEWSGTVRAVGAGVPDRLVGRKVVGEGFRNCQVCDRCHAGETTLCTAGYEETGFTQPGAMASTLTLPARLLHVLPEDSDLTAAALLEPAACIAAAVLKANVRPGEKVAVVGTGTLGMFAVQFLKAVSPGVLLVVATRGDRAAMAREFGATDFRTKDQELPGDVDAVIETAGSGDAARTAAALLRRGGRLVLTGIPAPGAEGLDPTDLVVRQLEVFTVFGAPPSAWAHTVRVFAAGLLDPLPLVTHELPLTEFSQAIDLVGAGDPKVGKVLLRP, from the coding sequence GTGAGTTCGGCCGTGGTCGTCGAGGCGCCGGGCGCGCACCGGCTGGAGGACCACACTCCGCGCCCGCCCGCTCCGGGCGAAGCGCTGGTCGCCGTGCACGCCGTGGGCATCTGCGGCAGCGACCGGGAGGTGTACCAGGGCAACCGGCCCGAGGGCTACGTCCGCTATCCGCTCACGCCGGGCCACGAGTGGTCCGGGACCGTGCGGGCGGTGGGCGCGGGGGTGCCGGACCGCCTGGTGGGCCGCAAGGTGGTCGGCGAGGGCTTCCGCAACTGCCAGGTGTGCGACCGCTGCCACGCGGGCGAGACCACCCTGTGCACCGCGGGGTACGAGGAGACCGGCTTCACCCAGCCCGGTGCGATGGCCTCCACGCTCACGCTGCCGGCCCGGCTGCTGCACGTCCTGCCGGAGGACTCCGACCTCACCGCCGCGGCCCTGCTGGAGCCCGCCGCCTGCATCGCGGCCGCCGTGCTGAAGGCGAACGTCCGGCCGGGCGAGAAGGTCGCCGTGGTCGGCACCGGCACCCTCGGCATGTTCGCCGTGCAGTTCCTGAAGGCGGTCTCGCCGGGCGTACTGCTGGTCGTGGCCACGCGCGGCGACCGTGCGGCGATGGCGCGGGAGTTCGGCGCCACCGACTTCCGCACCAAGGACCAGGAGCTCCCGGGCGACGTCGACGCGGTCATCGAGACCGCCGGGTCCGGGGACGCGGCACGCACCGCCGCCGCGCTGCTGCGGCGCGGCGGACGGCTGGTGCTGACGGGCATCCCGGCGCCGGGTGCCGAGGGGCTCGACCCGACCGACCTGGTGGTCCGGCAACTGGAGGTGTTCACGGTGTTCGGAGCGCCGCCCAGCGCCTGGGCGCACACGGTGCGGGTGTTCGCGGCCGGGCTGCTCGATCCGCTGCCGCTCGTCACCCACGAACTCCCGCTCACCGAGTTCTCGCAGGCCATCGACCTGGTCGGGGCCGGCGATCCGAAGGTCGGCAAGGTCCTGCTCCGCCCCTGA
- the chvE gene encoding multiple monosaccharide ABC transporter substrate-binding protein yields the protein MRNRRAALTAIAGAASLALTLTACGQSGSGGSKEKAGDVKGATIGIAMPTKSSERWIADGANVVKDLKAKGYKTKLVYGNDDPETQVSQIENLITQGVKGLIIAAIDNKSLNSVLKEAKAANIPVISYDRLILGTPDVDYYASFDNEKVGTLQGTYLVHKLGLDSGKNGPFNIELFAGSNDDNNTRYFFGGAMKVLQPYIDQKKLVVQSGQTALNQVTTLRWDGATAQKRMEDILTSKYQSAKVDAVLSPYDGISIGILAALKSDGYGTASKPLPVITGQDAELASVKSIIAGQQTQTVYKDIRKLAQVATTMVDDALHGKKPQVNDTKTYDNGKKVVPAFLLQPVSVDKSNYEDVLVKGGYYTDAQLK from the coding sequence ATGCGTAACCGCAGAGCCGCACTCACCGCCATCGCCGGCGCCGCCTCCCTCGCCCTCACCCTGACCGCCTGCGGCCAGAGCGGCTCGGGCGGCAGCAAGGAGAAGGCGGGTGACGTCAAGGGCGCCACCATCGGCATCGCGATGCCGACCAAGTCCTCCGAGCGGTGGATCGCCGACGGCGCCAACGTCGTCAAGGACCTCAAGGCCAAGGGCTACAAGACCAAGCTGGTGTACGGCAACGACGACCCCGAGACCCAGGTCTCGCAGATCGAGAACCTGATCACGCAGGGCGTCAAGGGCCTGATCATCGCGGCCATCGACAACAAGTCCCTCAACAGCGTGCTCAAGGAGGCCAAGGCCGCCAACATCCCGGTCATCTCCTACGACCGCCTGATCCTCGGCACGCCGGACGTCGACTACTACGCGTCGTTCGACAACGAGAAGGTCGGCACGCTGCAGGGCACCTACCTCGTGCACAAGCTCGGCCTGGACAGCGGCAAGAACGGCCCGTTCAACATCGAGCTGTTCGCCGGATCGAACGACGACAACAACACCCGGTACTTCTTCGGCGGCGCGATGAAGGTCCTGCAGCCGTACATCGACCAGAAGAAGCTGGTGGTCCAGTCCGGGCAGACCGCGCTCAACCAGGTCACCACCCTGCGCTGGGACGGCGCCACCGCGCAGAAGCGCATGGAGGACATCCTCACCTCCAAGTACCAGAGCGCCAAGGTCGACGCGGTGCTCTCGCCCTACGACGGCATCTCCATCGGCATCCTGGCCGCGCTGAAGTCGGACGGTTACGGCACGGCGAGCAAGCCGCTGCCGGTCATCACCGGCCAGGACGCCGAGCTCGCCTCGGTGAAGTCGATCATCGCCGGCCAGCAGACGCAGACCGTCTACAAGGACATCCGCAAGCTCGCCCAGGTCGCCACGACCATGGTGGACGACGCCCTCCACGGCAAGAAGCCGCAGGTGAACGACACCAAGACGTACGACAACGGCAAGAAGGTCGTTCCGGCCTTCCTGCTGCAGCCGGTGAGCGTCGACAAGTCCAACTACGAGGACGTCCTGGTCAAGGGCGGCTACTACACCGACGCCCAGCTGAAGTAA
- the mmsA gene encoding multiple monosaccharide ABC transporter ATP-binding protein, translating to MAGPVLEMRSIVKTFPGVKALSDVNLTVRQGEVHAICGENGAGKSTLMKVLSGVHPHGTYEGDILFEGEVCQFKDIRASEQHGIVIIHQELALVPFLSIAENIFLGNEHSKRGMINWNDTLKHATELLRRVGLDEHPETRIADIGVGKQQLVEIAKALSKEVKLLILDEPTAALNDEDSGKLLDLMLELKKQGITSIIISHKLNEIRRVADSVTILRDGRTIETLDVKAAETTEERIIAGMVGRDLDNRFPDRTPHETEEGAAPALEIRNWTVFHPIDQQRKVVDDVSIHVRRGEIVGIAGLMGAGRTELAMSVFGRTYGKYAAGAVLKDGKEIHTKSVAEAVQHGIAYVTEDRKHYGLNLIDTINRNISLTALGKVAKRGIVDEHEERQVAEGFRKSMNIKAPTVFEPVGKLSGGNQQKVVLSKWIFAGPDVLILDEPTRGIDVGAKYEIYTVIDQLAAQGKAVVFISSELPELLGMCDRIYTMAAGRLTGEVPRAEATQEVLMRHMTKDKEVTR from the coding sequence ATGGCGGGACCCGTCCTGGAAATGCGCTCGATCGTCAAGACCTTTCCCGGCGTCAAGGCGCTGTCGGACGTCAATCTGACTGTCCGTCAGGGCGAGGTTCACGCCATATGCGGGGAGAACGGCGCCGGAAAGTCCACCCTGATGAAGGTGCTCTCCGGCGTCCACCCGCACGGCACCTATGAGGGCGACATCCTCTTCGAGGGGGAGGTCTGCCAGTTCAAGGACATCCGGGCGAGCGAGCAGCACGGCATTGTGATCATCCATCAGGAACTGGCACTCGTGCCGTTCCTGTCGATCGCCGAGAACATCTTCCTCGGCAACGAGCACTCCAAGCGCGGGATGATCAACTGGAACGACACCCTCAAGCACGCCACCGAACTGCTGCGGCGCGTCGGTCTCGACGAGCACCCGGAGACCCGGATCGCCGACATCGGCGTGGGCAAGCAGCAGCTGGTGGAGATCGCCAAGGCGCTGTCCAAGGAGGTGAAGCTGCTCATCCTGGACGAGCCGACCGCCGCCCTGAACGACGAGGACAGCGGCAAACTCCTCGATCTGATGCTGGAGCTGAAGAAGCAGGGCATCACCTCGATCATCATCTCCCACAAGCTGAACGAGATCCGCCGGGTCGCCGACTCGGTGACCATCCTGCGCGACGGCCGCACCATCGAGACCCTCGACGTGAAGGCGGCCGAGACCACCGAGGAGCGGATCATCGCCGGCATGGTGGGCCGCGACCTCGACAACCGGTTCCCCGACCGCACCCCGCACGAGACGGAAGAGGGCGCGGCCCCCGCGCTGGAGATCCGCAACTGGACCGTGTTCCACCCGATCGACCAGCAGCGCAAGGTCGTCGACGACGTGTCCATCCACGTGCGGCGCGGGGAGATCGTCGGTATCGCGGGCCTCATGGGCGCCGGACGCACCGAGCTGGCGATGAGCGTCTTCGGGCGGACGTACGGCAAGTACGCGGCCGGCGCGGTCCTCAAGGACGGCAAGGAGATCCACACCAAGTCCGTCGCGGAGGCCGTCCAGCACGGCATCGCCTACGTCACCGAGGACCGCAAGCACTACGGACTCAACCTCATCGACACCATCAACCGGAACATCTCGCTGACCGCCCTGGGCAAGGTCGCCAAGCGGGGCATCGTCGACGAGCACGAGGAACGGCAGGTCGCCGAGGGCTTCCGCAAGTCGATGAACATCAAGGCGCCGACGGTGTTCGAGCCCGTCGGCAAGTTGTCCGGCGGCAACCAGCAGAAGGTCGTTCTCAGCAAGTGGATCTTCGCCGGTCCGGACGTGCTGATCCTGGACGAGCCCACGCGCGGCATCGACGTGGGCGCCAAGTACGAGATCTACACGGTCATCGACCAGCTGGCCGCGCAGGGAAAGGCGGTCGTCTTCATCTCCTCCGAACTGCCCGAACTGCTCGGCATGTGCGACCGCATCTACACGATGGCCGCCGGGCGGCTGACCGGTGAGGTCCCGCGGGCCGAGGCCACCCAGGAAGTGCTGATGCGCCATATGACGAAGGACAAAGAGGTAACCCGATGA